A stretch of the Malus sylvestris chromosome 10, drMalSylv7.2, whole genome shotgun sequence genome encodes the following:
- the LOC126584697 gene encoding uncharacterized protein LOC126584697, giving the protein MEDPNKHLKEFEVVCSSMTPVTVDGSILKMKAFPFSLMDKAKDWLYELAPGTVTSWESMKRAFLEKFFPTSRIILLRKKISGIQQSQGLLPLERQMLDASAGGALVDKTPRDAKTLIANRALNAQQYEGVGQRDTPRPHHVNEVSSISELQSQMANLTSMLSQLVEGPKTQGTTICGVCSIQGHQSDQCPKLIENGG; this is encoded by the exons atggaggatccgaacaaacatttgaaggaatttgaagtggtatgctcaagtatgactccagttaccgttgacggaagtattttaaagatgaaggcttttccattctctttaatggacaaagccaaggattggttatacgagttggctcccggtacagttacatcttgggagagtatgaagagggcgtttctggagaagtttttcccaacttctcgcatcattcttcttcgtaaaaaaataagtggaattcagcaaagccaag gtcttttaccacttgaacggcaaatgttggatgcttccgcgggaggagctctagtggataagacacctagggatgccaaaactctcattgcgaatcgagcactcaatgcacaacaatatgaaggtgttgggcaaagagacaccccacggccacatcatgtcaatgaggtaagttctatttctgagttacaatcccaaatggctaaccttacgtctatgttatcgcagttggttgaaggccccaaaacgcaaggaactacaatctgtggtgtatgctccattcaaggacatcaatctgatcaatgccctaaattaattgagaatggaggatag